The proteins below come from a single Danaus plexippus chromosome 9 unlocalized genomic scaffold, MEX_DaPlex mxdp_24, whole genome shotgun sequence genomic window:
- the LOC116767413 gene encoding armadillo repeat-containing protein gudu, with protein MAEGDNISTFSADGGQDAVGLPRIVMVTEGSDTSASSPSSTSSSEDNWADLIKSSEIPPEYWHIQKLVKYMKAGNQTATMVALSCLKDHDLTIEVNQRAIQEIGGLELLVNLLETRDLCCILGGLAVLRDITPNMEIRKKVTDLGAIPLLVGLLSDPARDVQILAAETIANLGRIRKSRKFCRKFGGLPKLIDLLDIRESYLVTAKEELNLDELQFLDIARAGAKALWSMSSSQRNREAMRKYGMIPLIARMLKTIHLDVAVPAVGLLQMCANETSFQLAIQTEKMVNDLIKHLGNEDKDLKTYCSLAIYKCASDAITRDMIREAGGLELLVEAAQDSTNRANKPLMAAVTGALWKCANSDASVKKLDHLGAVPILVRLLDDENDGVLTNVAGALAECAKYPPNRDKIRNAGGIPMLIHHLNNTHKPLLENVPLVLMECAKENNCMMQIDELDGVRLIWSLLKNDSKKVQTNAALALSPCVQNASDSGEMVRSFVGALELTVDLLDSDDHNVLSAVCAAIATIARDHENLAVISDHGVVAKLSKLVSTTDDHLRANLGVAIAYCCDWAQNRQEFGKRGAITPLVNYMTSRDPSVHRATALALYHLSFYSINCVTMHAAGVVQFLLETIGSKDPILQEASAGCLCNIRKLALATEKIKLKQ; from the exons ATGGCTGAAGGCGATAATATATCAACGTTTAGCGCGGATGGCGGTCAGGATGCAGTTGGTCTGCCCCGCATTGTCATGGTCACTGAAGGCTCGGATACTTCAGCCTCATCACCGTCATCAACTTCCTCATCTGAAGATAATTGGGCGGACCTAATAAAATCATCAGAAATCCCCCCTGAATACTGGCACATACAGAAACTggtgaaatatatgaaagcaGGCAACCAAACTGCAACTATGGTGGCTCTGTCTTGTTTGAAAGACCACGATTTGACGATCGAGGTCAACCAGAGAGCTATACAGGAAATAGGTGGTTTGGAACTTTTGGTGAACTTACTGGAAACCAGAGATTTATGCTGCATCTTAGGAGGGCTGGCTGTTCTCAGAGATATTACGCCGAATATGGAAATAAGGAAGAAGGTCACTGATTTGGGTGCAATACCACTCCTGGTAGGACTGTTGTCAGATCCAGCTAGAGATGTGCAAATTCTTGCAGCTGAGACCATTGCCAACTTAGGAAGAATCCGTAAGAGtagaaaattttgtagaaAATTTGGAGGATTACCAAAATTAATAGACCTGTTGGATATTAGAGAAAG CTATCTTGTGACAGCGAAAGAAGAATTAAATCTGGATGAATTACAATTTCTGGATATAGCAAGAGCTGGAGCGAAGGCGTTGTGGTCGATGTCATCATCACAAAGAAATCGAGAGGCGATGAGGAAGTACGGCATGATACCCTTAATCGCTCGAATGCTCAAAACCATTCACTTAGACGTTGCAGTACCTGCAGTTGGACTCCTACAAATGTGCGCCAATGAAACCTCCTTCCAATTAGCTATACAGACGGAGAAGATGGTAAATGATTTGATAAAACACTTAGGGAATGAGGACAAGGACTTGAAG actTATTGCAGTCTAGCAATATATAAGTGTGCAAGTGATGCTATAACAAGAGATATGATTCGTGAAGCCGGTGGCCTTGAGCTATTAGTCGAAGCAGCACAAGATTCCACGAACAGAGCGAATAAACCACTTATGGCTGCGGTTACGGGAGCCTTATGGAAATGTGCCAATAGTGACGCAAGTGTCAAGAAATTGGACCACTTAGGGGCAGTACCCATACTTGTTAGATTACTCGACGATGAGAATGATGGAGTGCTCACGAATGTCGCTGGGGCTTTAGCAGAATGTGCTAAATATCCTCCGAACCGCGATAAAATAAGGAACGCAGGTGGAATACCCATGTTAA tacaCCACTTAAATAATACCCACAAGCCGTTATTAGAAAATGTGCCATTAGTTCTGATGGAGTGCgccaaagaaaataattgtatgatGCAAATCGACGAGTTAGACGGGGTGAGGCTTATTTGGTCGCTGCTCAAAAACGATTCAAAAAAGGTTCAAACAAACGCAGCGTTAGCTTTGAGTCCTTGTGTACAAAACGCGTCTGACTCCGGTGAAATGGTCAGATCCTTTGTCGGAGCTTTAGAACTGACCGTCGACTTGCTGGACTCTGACGACCATAACGTTCTATCGGCGGTGTGTGCCGCAATAGCAACTATCGCCCGCGATCACGAGAACCTGGCCGTAATCTCTGACCACGGTGTCGTAGCGAAACTGTCGAAACTCG tgaGTACAACAGACGACCATCTGCGTGCTAACCTTGGTGTGGCGATCGCGTATTGTTGCGACTGGGCGCAGAACCGTCAAGAATTTGGTAAACGTGGAGCAATCACGCCTCTGGTTAATTACATGACTTCAAGAGATCCGAGCGTTCATAGAGCGACGGCATTGGCTCTGTATCATCTGTCCTTCTACTCGATAAACTGTGTGACAATGCATGCG GCGGGTGTAGTGCAGTTCCTCCTAGAAACTATTGGTTCTAAAGATCCAATTTTGCAAGAGGCGTCTGCTGGCTGTCTTTGTAACATTCGGAAACTGGCACTTGCGACTGAGAAAATTAAGTTGAAGCAATAG
- the LOC116767377 gene encoding probable RNA-binding protein 18, translating to MEDASLPLHLEPMHSEQTCDKRLWIGNLDLRVNEYQLLKMVRVYGNIEKFDMLFHRSGPNAGQPRGFAFVTYKLKQDAIKAMASLNGQLLGSKRICVKYAKNTSDEQEKPKPEFGIAALSGVKPEFKLSKKTAIQSIEAKLKMMENMKAGDDFVINRLAANEAPVITQYQTKQHQPPNRTISSFKRRHPYHKKR from the exons ATGGAGGATGCCTCG tTGCCGTTACACTTAGAACCAATGCACTCAGAACAGACTTGCGACAAACGGCTGTGGATCGGGAACCTGGATCTGAGAGTCAATGA GTATCAATTACTGAAAATGGTCCGCGTCTACGGCAACATTGAGAAGTTTGATATGCTGTTTCATCGGAGCGGGCCGAATGCTGGCCAGCCAAGAGGTTTCGCCTTTGTCACATATAAGTTGAAACAAGATGCCATAAAAGCCATGGCCTCACTGAACGGACAGCTCCTTGGATCTAAAAGGATTTGTGTCAAATATGCCAAGAACACATCA GATGAACAGGAAAAGCCAAAACCAGAATTTGGTATTGCAGCACTGTCCGGTGTTAAGCCAGAGTTTAAACTTAGCAAAAAAACGGCCATACAGTCTATAGAGGCGAAACTAAAGATGATGGAAAATATGAAAGCTGGTGATGACTTTGTCATCAACAGGTTGGCCGCTAATGAAGCTCCAGTGATCACTcaatatcaaacaaaacaacatCAGCCCCCGAATAGGACTATTAGCTCATTCAAAAGGCGACATCCCTACCATAAgaagagataa
- the LOC116767694 gene encoding uncharacterized protein LOC116767694 gives MAVGTVPGFMSHSKSEVDGKIQNLSNKTIPELLDLRDRQQKLLNNKAFIRKLPDKGAKIQALYDKICVEIKAKEEEEQTCNLFSAMKLNGVDKDSVQSIEWQGKLDKNLNTYLDSDDDSEPEDVLHILSKSVVKEKQVKVLQPDKPLITAQDLLDIGEVPYVKKLVEKTEIKSKPKLNGNFKPYKLPGSEEQNPEKEISRTRKNHWELTAATPPPFLHSPAKILNIEESLKLQAEYNKHIKEIEAKHAAERLFSLRGLKMPELPQDTTKFGKYRNVDSDDNNSDDSDPEGSDKEVHDDEPERGGVIFTVMK, from the coding sequence ATGGCTGTAGGGACAGTACCTGGTTTTATGTCTCATTCTAAAAGTGAAGTAGATggtaaaattcaaaatttgtcTAACAAAACTATACCGGAATTATTAGATCTGCGGGATCGCCAGCAAaagttgttaaataataaagcattCATAAGAAAATTACCAGATAAAGGAGCAAAAATTCAGGCGCTATATGATAAGATTTGTGTAGAAATAAAGGCAAAGGAAGAGGAAGAACAAACATGTAATCTCTTCAGTGCTATGAAACTTAATGGTGTTGACAAGGACAGTGTGCAAAGTATTGAATGGCAGGGAAAGCTAGACAAAAATCTAAATACTTACTTAGACTCCGATGATGACAGTGAACCAGAAGATGTCCTACACATATTAAGTAAAAGtgttgtaaaagaaaaacaagtgAAAGTGTTACAACCAGATAAACCGTTAATTACAGCCCAGGACTTGTTAGATATAGGTGAAGTACCGTATGTAAAGAAATTAGTTGAAAAAACAGAGATTAAATCCAAACCAAAACTCAATGGAAATTTTAAACCATACAAGCTCCCTGGGTCAGAGGAACAAAACCctgaaaaagaaatttctaGAACAAGAAAAAATCATTGGGAGTTGACGGCCGCAACACCACCACCATTCCTTCACAGTCCtgcaaaaatattgaacataGAAGAATCTCTTAAATTACAAGCagaatataacaaacatataaaggAAATTGAAGCAAAACATGCCGCCGAGAGACTTTTTTCCTTAAGAGGTCTAAAAATGCCAGAGCTGCCACAAGACACAACCAAATTTGGCAAATACAGAAATGTTGATAGTGATGATAACAATTCCGATGATTCGGATCCCGAAGGCAGTGACAAAGAAGTGCATGACGATGAACCAGAAAGAGGCGGAGTGATATTCACTGttatgaaatag
- the LOC116767414 gene encoding SEC14-like protein 2, with protein MAPISNTVVGIDDDQRFALMKFRRSVKDVLKPEHNDHFLLRWLRARQWNPEAAEKMLRDSMQWREKWGIDTTLESWQAPEVLENHFPSGTTGFDKEGSPLIIVPFVGLDIWGLLHAVSRTDVIRMVLRHLENYLALARKQASTHGPNALKMTVLFDLEGFNMRQYAWKPAAELVFSLLQMYEANYPEILKTCFIINAPKVFSLAFSVIKKFMHEYTISKIRIYGSDAKKWQAQVLAMVDKDQLPMHYGGTMVDENGDPKCSSMVKPGGKVPKKYYSCNIVNEKEKEYERVTVKTGDKHIVDLLCADGESVLKWELGVDSHDIKFVIKKRDQDGNESVVHGPRKVSEGPVDVGVLPVTGPATYSVIFDNKSSYLRSKKIYYDVLISVPERDLNMTDMPEDQIPTETCAVKT; from the exons atGGCACCCATTTCTAATACAGTCGTTGGAATTGATGATGACCAGCGGTTCGCGCTAATGAAG TTTCGAAGGAGCGTTAAAGATGTTTTGAAGCCCGAACACAATGATCACTTCCTACTAAGATGGTTGCGAg CGAGACAATGGAACCCGGAAGCTGCTGAGAAAATGCTCCGAGAT TCAATGCAATGGAGGGAGAAGTGGGGCATAGACACCACCCTAGAGTCTTGGCAGGCACCCGAAGTCCTCGAGAATCACTTCCCCAGCGGCACCACCGGCTTTGACAAGGAAGGGTCACCAC TGATAATCGTACCATTTGTGGGTTTGGACATCTGGGGTCTTCTGCACGCGGTGTCCCGGACTGACGTCATCCGCATGGTGTTAAGACATCTCGAGAATTATCTGGCACTCGCCCGGAAACAGGCTTCCACGCATGGACCCAACGCTCTGAAG ATGACCGTTCTCTTCGACCTGGAAGGTTTCAACATGCGGCAGTACGCCTGGAAGCCGGCCGCTGAGTTGGTGTTCTCGTTGCTACAGATGTACGAGGCCAACTACCCCGAGATATTGAAAACCTGCTTCATCATTAACG CTCCAAAAGTATTCTCCCTGGCGTTTTCTGTGATCAAAAAGTTTATGCACGAGTACACGATATCCAAAATACGTATATACGGTAGTGACGCCAAGAAGTGGCAAGCGCAGGTGCTCGCCATGGTTGACAAGGACCAGTTACCAATGCATTACGGTGGGACTATGGTCGACGAGAACGGAGATCCGAAGTGCAGTTCTATG GTCAAACCCGGAGGCAAGGTGCCCAAGAAATACTACTCCTGCAATATAGTCAACGAAAAAGAAAAGGAATATGAGAGAGTGACGGTGAAAACCGGCGATAAACATATAGTGGATCTATTGTGCGCTGACGGAGAAAGTGTACTGAA atggGAGTTGGGAGTGGACAGCCATGACATAAAGTTCGTGATCAAGAAAAGAGATCAAGACGGCAACGAGTCTGTGGTGCACGGACCGAGGAAGGTGTCTGAAGGGCCGGTGGACGTCGGAGTGTTGCCTGTCACAGGACCCGCTACAT ATTCAGTTATATTTGACAATAAGAGTTCTTACCTGCgaagcaaaaaaatttactacgACGTCCTCATCTCAGTTCCCGAAAGGGATCTTAACATGACCGACATGCCTGAAGACCAAATACCGACTGAAACATGTGCGGTGAAAACATAa